A stretch of Besnoitia besnoiti strain Bb-Ger1 chromosome III, whole genome shotgun sequence DNA encodes these proteins:
- a CDS encoding peroxiredoxin PRX2 (encoded by transcript BESB_049080): METSNTLAEPRAPVPAGSEVAALERSDEITDLNPVVRQVDVVEEKALGDTNERVVKVVVRDFQGQDRGTIGSTPELIPNFGPDYIPPSFNHIRAWDLDGVDHMMDEFDGKVKLVTNVASLCTTTRTNYDEMRQLYDRFLPQGFEILGFPCQQFKGQEYDRHEDIKAFLANYNVAFPVFEKTIVNGPETHPVFRYCKWNSEELYRDGDLGDISWNFGKFLLDRDNRVYKYYAPEVNPLQMVEDIKKLLRGELKGNIRGPDGKIHKEPPAVNQEDQTHWS, from the exons ATGGAAACCTCTAATACTCTTGCCGAACCCCGAGCTCCTGTTCCAGCAGGCAGCGAGGTTGCTGCCTTGGAGCGTTCGGACGAGATCACCGACCTCAACCCCGTCGTCCGCCAAGTTGACGTTGTAGAAGAAAAGGCTCTGGGAGACACAAACGAGCGAGTTGTCAAGGTCGTTGTCAGGGATTTCCAAGGCCAAGATCGAGGAACTATTGGCAGCACCCCGGAACTTATCCCTAACTTCGGCCCAGACTATATTCCTCCTAGCTTCAATCACATACGAGCTTGGGATCTGGACGGGGTTGACCATATGATGGACGAATTCGACGGCAAG GTCAAGCTCGTTACGAATGTTGCTTCGTTGTGCACCACTACAAGGACGAACTACGATGAGATGCGACAGCTCTATGATAGATTCTTGCCGCAGGGGTTCGAG ATACTGGGATTTCCGTGCCAGCAATTCAAAGGTCAAGAGTACGATCGTCATGAAGATATCAAGGCATTTCTCGCTAACTACAACGTCGCCTTCCCCGTTTTCGAAAAGACCATAGTGAATGGGCCAGAGACTCATCCAGTATTCCGCTATTGCAAATGGAACAGCGAAGAG CTCTACCGGGACGGCGATCTGGGCGATATATCGTGGAACTTCGGAAAATTTTTGCTCGACCGAGATAACAGAGTGTACAAATATTATGCACCCGAGGTCAACCCTCTTCAGATGGTCGAAGACATCAAGAAATTGTTGAGAGGTGAGCTCAAAGGAAACATACGTGGCCCAGATGGGAAGATCCACAAGGAGCCTCCAGCTGTGAATCAGGAAGATCAGACGCACTGGTCGTAA
- a CDS encoding thioredoxin-dependent peroxidase TPX1/2 (encoded by transcript BESB_049060): MGIGGSKPVFAPSAIPSSFSAVKVTDIYGAERTLGEWDGKVKLVINVASNCGLTKGHNKELFALREKFGSENFEILAFPCRQFAGQEFESLDDTKAFCERVKIPFPVFATSDVNGPGTNPAVLYCKWNCDAFYTPMKCSKEAKLSDIGWNYGKFLLDRENGVYQYYGPRTKPLQLEEDIRKLIAGEVKGMKRDEDGQLKSL, translated from the exons ATGGGCATCGGAGGCAGCAAGCCGGTcttcgcgccgagcgcgatCCCGTCGTCCTTCAGCGCCGTCAAGGTCACAGATATTTATGGAGCCGAGCGCACGCTTGGGGAGTGGGATGGCAAG GTGAAGCTCGTCATCAACGTCGCGTCCAACTGCGGCCTAACAAAGGGCCACAACAAAGAgctcttcgcgctgcgcgagaaaTTCGGCTCTGAAAACTTTGAG ATTCTCGCCTTCCCCTGCCGGCAGTTTGCTGGTCAGGAGTTCGAGTCGCTGGACGACACGAAGGCATTCTGCGAGCGCGTGAAGATTCCGTTTCCGGTCTTCGCCACCTCAGACGTCAACGGGCCTGGAACCAACCCAGCGGTCCTTTACTGCAAATGGAACTGCGATGCG TTTTACACGCCCATGAAGTGCAGCAAGGAGGCGAAACTCAGTGACATCGGCTGGAATTACGGCAAGTTCCTGTTGGATCGCGAGAACGGCGTGTACCAGTACTACGGCCCGCGCACCAAGCCTCTCCAGCTCGAGGAGGATATCCGCAAACTAATCGCCGGCGAAGTGAAGGGGATGAagcgcgacgaagacggccAGCTCAAGTCGCTGTAA
- a CDS encoding thioredoxin-dependent peroxidase TPX1/2 (encoded by transcript BESB_049090), with translation MGSSLGMAALAAIFVTALLSLHGPLHWIASKATEGGFNAEDIPQAFSDIQVRDLDGVLHTMGEYKGKILAFPCRQFRRQEFETNEEIKQFVAKYGVTFPMFEVIEVNGPRTHPVFLYSKWHSTELWKDGVLQDIAWNFGKFLLDKEDRVFKYYDPWTRPMSLEEDIKKLLADAVTGKRRGSDGVLIVS, from the exons ATGGGTTCCTCACTCGGGATGGCGGCTTTGGCTGCCATCTTTGTGACTGCTTTGCTATCCCTGCATG GTCCGCTCCACTGGATAGCCTCGAAGGCCACAGAGGGTGGATTCAACGCAGAGGACATTCCGCAGGCCTTCTCTGACATTCAAGTCAGAGATCTTGACGGTGTTCTACACACGATGGGCGAATACAAAGGAAAG ATTTTGGCTTTTCCCTGTCGGCAATTCCGTCGCCAAGAGTTCGAAACAAATGAGGAAATAAAGCAGTTTGTGGCCAAGTACGGGGTGACCTTTCCAATGTTCGAGGTTATCGAGGTGAACGGCCCCCGGACCCACCCTGTTTTTCTGTACAGCAAATGGCACAGCACAGAG CTGTGGAAGGACGGCGTGCTGCAGGATATAGCGTGGAATTTCGGGAAATTCCTGCTAGACAAAGAAGATCGGGTGTTTAAATACTATGACCCATGGACTCGACCGATGAGCCTTGAAGAAGACATCAAGAAGCTCCTGGCCGATGCAGTAACGGGAAAAAGACGTGGAAGCGACGGAGTGCTGATAGTCTCTTAA
- a CDS encoding hypothetical protein (encoded by transcript BESB_049070) — translation MIPTSAADADTPPARLQGRYSPLLAPSRGGSTVDLPPTPQLDLRIESGVLHELPPPPGFTLTARTPPVEVEDDTTPLRGPDFTPSHGETTGAPTPKLGPASAFEVSMESDRQPVSLAEHPVEKQKPLAIWLVLLSVLFYLTLGVVIIFCISFTHLIFGGIFISAGLLIGTFGITGLVTRSRTALGMYVFLGLCLFVFMAVSWVLHVTLLSDYIRVHRSIDVWLAREREWKHTGRKEDAPFFIVDPYELTNNQPPVPDSALAAEAATAAGQRTATAETPKIALLERVTNLEGDHRSERARQLVTQPGDLKGEEAHEKPSKNILPVVARLEAKRPQQAASDDLALSRHLRRLERQLLLERIWQTKNEEADALNALLNDGFSRKAYRLPPPLHGYGGRRKPSTSPGNPELHSDLVFDVQESPDLLRLRLPGTENGLPQVGPAHSVIMKGSEAPYIGFPALEDISANATALRSGSHTQFSGISAPLLKSLAIGEFGRKPVPQECVEGFSRDPQFLDKVGHAITALAFQGLLCAFASQDFLNFRRWPYDCERKCGFILLGTGRPYKRGDAVTANAVHLYMLRLAGMDSNVHAACEASALRTGCAVVADNYIVIAMILLAIWLAVGVCGCCVMIPVALSRNYQIYRVYKARTLMLLHSRRSAV, via the coding sequence ATGATCCCGACATcggcagccgacgcggaTACGCCGCCAGCACGGCTCCAGGGTAGGTACAGTCCTCTGCTTGCTCCAAGCCGGGGCGGAAGCACTGTGGACCTCCCACCCACGCCTCAGCTCGATTTACGCATCGAGAGTGGAGTCCTCCATGAGCTGCCACCGCCTCCGGGCTTCACGCTGACCGCGCGGACACCACCGGTCGAAGTGGAGGATGATACTACGCCATTACGTGGACCGGATTTCACTCCGAGCCACGGAGAAACCACAGGTGCACCCACTCCCAAGCTTGGGCCCGCTTCAGCTTTTGAGGTCTCCATGGAGAGCGACAGACAACCTGTATCACTCGCGGAGCATCCAGTCGAAAAGCAAAAACCCCTCGCAATTTGGCTCGTGCTGCTTTCAGTTCTCTTTTATCTTACCCTTGGAGTAGTTATAATCTTTTGTATTTCCTTCACGCACCTCATTTTTGGAGGAATTTTCATTTCAGCCGGACTTCTTATAGGGACCTTTGGCATTACAGGTCTGGTAACGCGGTCGAGGACGGCCCTGGGGATGTACGTCTTTCTGGGTCTATGCTTATTCGTGTTCATGGCTGTCTCCTGGGTTCTTCACGTCACGTTGCTGAGCGACTACATTCGGGTTCATAGGTCAATTGATGTTTGGTTGGCGCGGGAAAGAGAGTGGAAACACACGGGAAGGAAGGAGGATGCTCCGTTTTTCATCGTGGATCCCTACGAACTCACCAATAACCAACCGCCTGTGCCAGATTCTGCTcttgcggcggaggcagccacCGCAGCGGGGCAGCGAACCGCTACAGCGGAAACACCAAAGATCGCGCTCCTGGAGAGGGTAACTAACCTTGAAGGCGATCACCGGTccgagcgagcgcggcagctggTTACACAACCTGGAGACCTcaaaggagaagaagcgcatgAGAAGCCCTCGAAAAACATCTTGCCGGTAGTCGCCCGGCttgaggcgaagcggccgcagcaggcagCAAGTGACGACCTGGCGCTCTCCAGGCACCTGCGACGGCTCGAGAGGCAGTTATTGTTGGAACGCATCTGGCAAACGAAAaacgaggaggccgacgcgCTGAACGCGCTGCTCAACGACGGTTTCTCTAGAAAGGCATACCGTTTGCCGCCTCCACTGCACGGGTACGGTGGTCGACGGAAACCTTCGACTTCCCCAGGAAACCCAGAGTTACACAGCGATCTTGTCTTCGATGTGCAAGAGTCCCCGGATCTCCTGCGGCTTCGTCTGCCCGGGACTGAAAACGGCCTTCCACAAGTCGGCCCGGCTCACAGCGTCATCATGAAAGGAAGCGAGGCCCCCTACATCGGGTTTCCCGCGCTGGAGGATATCTCTGCAAACGCCACTGCTCTGCGGTCGGGAAGTCACACGCAGTTTTCTGGGATATCTGCCCCTTTGCTCAAGAGTCTCGCCATTGGTGAGTTCGGCCGAAAGCCCGTTCCCCAGGAGTGCGTCGAAGGGTTCAGCAGAGATCCTCAGTTCCTGGACAAGGTCGGTCACGCCATTACGGCCCTTGCGTTTCAGGGGCTGTtgtgcgccttcgcctcgcaaGATTTCTTGAATTTCCGCAGGTGGCCCTACGACTGCGAGAGGAAGTGCGGGTTTATCCTGCTGGGAACAGGCAGACCGTACAAGAGGGGCGACGCTGTGACTGCCAACGCAGTGCATCTCTACATGCTGCGCTTGGCTGGCATGGACAGCAACGTCCATGCCGCgtgcgaggcgtctgccCTGCGGACGGGATGTGCAGTTGTCGCAGATAATTACATCGTTATTGCAATGATCTTGCTCGCCATTTGGCTCGCGGTGGGGgtgtgcggctgctgcgtcaTGATTCCGGTCGCTTTGTCCAGGAACTACCAGATCTACCGCGTCTATAAGGCGCGGACGCTGATGCTGCTACACAGCCGCCGCAGTGCAGTCTGA